The following coding sequences lie in one Onychomys torridus chromosome X, mOncTor1.1, whole genome shotgun sequence genomic window:
- the Mospd2 gene encoding motile sperm domain-containing protein 2 gives MAENNPQNKAKLISETRRRFEAEYVTEKSEKYDPRDVERLQQDDNWVESYLVWRHNVVDETLKMLDESFQWRKEFSVNDLSESSIPRWLLELGGIYLHGYDKEGNKLFWIRVKYHIKDQKTIMDKKKLIAFWLERYAKRENGKPVTVMFDMSETGLNSMDMEFVRFIISCFKVYYPKYLSKIVIFDMPWIMNAAFKIVKSWLGPEAVSLLKFASKSEIQEYVSVEYLPPHMGGTDPFKYSYPPLVDDDFQTPLCENGPIASEDETSSKEDIEGDGKETLETVSNEEQPVPTEKVNTTESASKADENEKVDSKMKTFKKPLSVFKGPLLHISPAEELYFGSVDSGEKKTLIVLTNVTKNIVAFKVRTTAPEKYRVKPSNSSCDPGASVDIIVSPHGGLRVSAQDRFLIMAAEMEQSSGTGPAELTQFWKEVPRSKVMEHRLRCHTVESSKPNTLMLKDGASHMSDKTSEDLYLQLNRLLESHRKLEDQLQRSIWFQQLLLALTMVLLAFVVSFFYSLYS, from the exons ATGGCCGAG AATAACCCTCAGAATAAAGCCAAGCTAATCTCTGAGACCCGGCGGAGATTCGAAGCTGAGTATGTGACAG AAAAGTCAGAAAAATATGATCCACGTGATGTTGAAAGGCTTCAGCAAGATGATAATTGGGTTGAAAGTTACCTAGTTTGGAGACATAATGTTGTGGATGAAACACTGAAGATGCTTGATGAGAGTTTTCAGTGGAGGAAAGAATTTTCTGTCAATG ATCTTAGTGAATCCTCTATTCCAAGATGGTTATTAGAACTTGGTGGTATTTATCTCCACGGTTATGACAAAGAAGGTAACAAATTAT TCTGGATCAGGGTGAAGTATCATATAAAAGACCAGAAAACCATAATGGACAAAAAGAAGCTCATAGCATTCTGGTTGGAACGATATGCcaagagagaaaatgggaagCCTGTCACAGTAATGTTTGACATGTCAGAAACTGGTCTCAATAGCATG GACATGGAATTTGTACGCTTTATCATCAGCTGCTTTAAGGTGTATTACCCCAAATACCTCT caAAAATAGTGATCTTTGATATGCCTTGGATAATGAATG CTGCTTTCAAAATTGTGAAAAGCTGGCTTGGCCCTGAAGCAGTAAGTTTGTTGAAGTTTGCAAGTAAAAGTGAAATCCAGGAGTATGTCAGTGTGGAATACCTGCCTCCCCACATGGGTGGGACA GATCCTTTCAAGTATAGCTACCCACCACTGGTAGATGATGACTTCCAGACACCACTGTGCGAAAACGGGCCGATTGCCAGCGAGGATGAAACCTCAAGTAAAGAGGATATAGAAGGCGATGGTAAAGAAACCTTGGAGACAGTGTCTAATGAAGAACAACCAGTTCCAACAGAAAAG GTCAACACAACTGAGTCTGCTTCCAAAGCAGATGAAAACGAAAAAGTTGATTCAAagatgaaaacttttaaaaagccattgagtgttttTAAAGGACCCTTATTACACATCAG CCCAGCCGAAGAATTATATTTTGGAAGCGTGGATTCTGGAGAGAAGAAAACTCTAATAGTGTTGACAAATGTCACGAAAAATATAGTGGCCTTTAag GTGAGAACTACTGCTCCAGAGAAGTACAGAGTTAAGCCAAGCAACAGCAGCTGTGATCCTGGAGCTTCAGTTGATATAATCGTTTCTCCACATGGAG GCTTAAGAGTCTCTGCCCAAGACCGGTTTCTGATAATGGCTGCAGAAATGGAGCAGTCATCTGGCACTGGGCCAGCAGAATTGACCCAGTTCTGGAAAGAAGTTCCAAGAAGCAAAGTGATGGAACATAG GTTAAGATGCCATACTGTTGAGAGCAGCAAACCAAACACTCTCATGCTGAAAGATGGTGCTTCTCACATGTCAGATAAAACCAGCGAAGACCTATATCTGCAA CTCAATCGTTTATTAGAAAGCCATAGGAAACTTGAAGATCAACTCCAGCGCTCTATCTGGTTCCAGCAGCTGCTGCTTGCCTTAACAATGGTCTTGCTTGCTTTTGTTGtgtctttcttttattcattataCAGTTAA